The following proteins come from a genomic window of Pirellula staleyi DSM 6068:
- the pckA gene encoding phosphoenolpyruvate carboxykinase (ATP), whose protein sequence is MSATPIMLQEVNHQAEPATDGPITLEAYGITVRDIRRNYSPAALYVEAIRDDAKCDIADSGALIAMSGEKTGRSPTDKRVVQHPASTDNVWWSNVNVPIDEETFEVNRERAVDYLNTRSKLYVVDAFAGWDPSYRLKVRVICTRPYHALFMHNMLIRPTAEELRSFGNPDVVIYNAGSFPANRRTKGMTSKTSVDLSLERKEFVILGTEYAGEMKKGVFTMMNYFGPEQGILSMHCSATADKATGRSSLLFGLSGTGKTTLSADPHRLLIGDDEHCWTDQGIFNIEGGCYAKAIDLTPENEPEIFQAIRFGSVLENVVYDRQSHHVDFHDTSITQNTRGAYPIEFIRNAKIPCVAGHPTDVIFLTCDAFGVLPPVSKLTPAQARYHYISGYTAKVAGTEMGVTEPQATFSPCFGGPFLVWRPAKYAELLAAKMQQHRANAWLVNTGWSGGAYGVGARMKLKITRAIIEAIHNGQLAQSPTVKDPVFGFEVPTACEGIPAELLIPRQTWSDKASYDATAKKLATLFQKNFEKYADGASSEVLAAGPV, encoded by the coding sequence ATGTCTGCCACACCCATCATGCTCCAGGAAGTCAATCACCAAGCAGAACCGGCGACCGATGGCCCGATCACTCTCGAGGCCTACGGCATCACGGTCCGCGATATCCGGCGCAACTATTCTCCCGCAGCGCTCTATGTCGAAGCGATTCGCGACGACGCCAAGTGCGACATTGCCGACTCCGGCGCGCTCATTGCCATGTCGGGCGAAAAGACGGGACGATCCCCCACCGATAAACGCGTGGTGCAGCATCCCGCTTCGACCGACAACGTCTGGTGGAGCAACGTCAACGTTCCGATCGACGAAGAGACGTTTGAAGTCAATCGCGAACGCGCGGTCGACTATCTCAACACGCGCAGCAAGCTCTACGTCGTCGATGCGTTCGCCGGCTGGGACCCCAGTTATCGCCTGAAGGTACGCGTGATTTGCACCCGTCCCTATCACGCCCTGTTCATGCACAACATGCTGATTCGCCCCACAGCGGAGGAACTGCGCAGCTTCGGCAACCCCGATGTGGTGATCTACAACGCGGGCTCGTTTCCTGCCAATCGACGGACGAAAGGAATGACCTCGAAAACGAGTGTCGACCTCTCGCTCGAGCGCAAGGAGTTCGTCATCCTCGGCACCGAATACGCCGGCGAGATGAAGAAAGGAGTCTTCACCATGATGAACTATTTCGGCCCCGAACAAGGCATTTTGTCGATGCACTGCTCGGCCACCGCCGACAAAGCGACCGGACGTTCGTCGCTGCTGTTCGGGCTCTCGGGAACCGGCAAGACCACCTTGTCGGCCGATCCCCATCGTCTGCTGATTGGTGACGACGAGCATTGCTGGACCGATCAAGGGATCTTCAACATCGAAGGTGGTTGCTACGCCAAGGCGATCGACCTGACCCCCGAAAACGAACCGGAAATCTTCCAAGCGATTCGGTTTGGTTCGGTCCTCGAGAATGTGGTCTACGATCGTCAATCGCACCACGTCGATTTTCACGATACTTCGATCACGCAAAACACGCGCGGCGCTTATCCCATCGAATTCATCCGCAACGCCAAGATTCCTTGCGTGGCAGGGCATCCCACCGATGTCATCTTTTTAACCTGCGATGCGTTTGGTGTGCTGCCACCTGTGAGCAAGCTCACACCAGCCCAGGCCCGCTATCACTACATCAGCGGCTATACCGCAAAAGTCGCGGGGACCGAGATGGGTGTCACCGAGCCACAAGCGACGTTTTCGCCTTGTTTTGGAGGTCCGTTTCTCGTCTGGCGTCCCGCCAAGTATGCCGAACTGCTCGCCGCGAAGATGCAGCAGCATCGCGCAAACGCGTGGCTGGTGAACACCGGCTGGAGCGGCGGCGCCTATGGTGTCGGTGCTCGTATGAAACTCAAGATCACGCGGGCCATCATCGAGGCGATCCACAACGGTCAGCTGGCCCAGTCGCCGACCGTGAAAGATCCGGTCTTTGGTTTTGAAGTGCCGACCGCTTGTGAAGGGATTCCCGCCGAACTGCTCATCCCGCGCCAAACCTGGAGCGACAAAGCGAGCTACGACGCCACGGCTAAAAAACTCGCCACGCTGTTCCAAAAGAATTTCGAAAAGTACGCCGACGGCGCCAGCAGCGAAGTCCTCGCGGCCGGACCGGTGTAA
- a CDS encoding BON domain-containing protein: MALPSDSPSEHSKVSTRVDSAHLRALAIEMLDASPLLHGRLRDGSVHVESDGTTLLIYGRVPSFHLKQLVQESLRRLEGITQVENHLIVTDAPRPTTVN; this comes from the coding sequence ATGGCACTCCCTAGTGACTCGCCGTCCGAACATTCGAAAGTCTCGACACGTGTGGACTCGGCTCATCTACGCGCCTTGGCCATAGAAATGCTCGATGCCAGCCCACTGCTTCACGGCAGACTCCGCGACGGCTCGGTGCATGTCGAGTCCGATGGCACAACCTTACTGATTTACGGCCGAGTCCCCTCGTTCCATCTGAAACAGCTGGTGCAAGAATCGCTTCGCCGTCTCGAGGGAATCACACAGGTCGAGAACCATTTGATCGTCACCGATGCCCCCCGTCCCACAACGGTGAACTAG
- a CDS encoding alpha/beta fold hydrolase: MLEHPRVDPLHWLVMRPTAVPISTALFVALAIGLAGCSSLQKWRKAPGEPFLSAAQATAPTADPAQSLPPPGSVERYFEQCAQYWFALQSLPASHERGALLRGYNAALGKLLTAACEQGRFDPERGLVIVEGDQSTMVPVDYEGFAWNPSDFQRWHLPPHRYEPLLRRRYQCDGIGFPLVVERARCNLDPVEERFYPERSYFSATPVLRFRACEPHELPAGEGASTLASQAELTFYNPHQHPAGEADDPARIAQNLSAAQLIQLQSSPRTYFAGFVEPAGGVSSAELDFVTPYQPGKIPVVLIHGLYSDPLSWADMSNDLRSVPEFNAQYQLWTFRYPTGQGFLQSATALRRELRAAVELLDPEHSDPALRQMILVGHSMGGLVAKLQITHSEELIWNRLANRPLEEIVTTDRARRFLSENCFFDPAPHVSRVIFIATPHAGSLMSSTLVGRGASLLVDPAPEQVAMLEQLTRDNPATFDPRIGSRLPTSIDMLSPHSPLLEVMRRMQIKHDVKLHSILGCAKPFSLDGPSDGVVSVRSATHPWVESELAINAPHADVHRTIEASEEVLRILRLPPTSYRHLRFVAPRASSTAERAELHLESNSAE, translated from the coding sequence ATGCTGGAACATCCACGCGTCGATCCTTTGCACTGGCTTGTCATGCGGCCCACAGCGGTCCCGATCTCGACTGCTCTCTTCGTCGCGCTGGCGATCGGTCTGGCGGGCTGTTCGTCGCTCCAGAAGTGGCGCAAGGCCCCAGGCGAGCCCTTTCTTTCCGCAGCGCAAGCTACTGCGCCAACAGCCGATCCCGCCCAAAGCTTGCCGCCCCCTGGCTCGGTCGAACGCTATTTCGAGCAGTGTGCACAGTACTGGTTTGCCCTGCAGTCGCTGCCAGCTTCTCACGAGCGTGGCGCGCTGCTGCGAGGCTATAACGCCGCGCTCGGCAAACTGCTGACCGCAGCCTGCGAGCAGGGACGCTTCGATCCCGAGCGCGGGCTCGTGATTGTGGAAGGAGACCAGTCGACGATGGTGCCGGTCGACTATGAAGGCTTTGCCTGGAATCCGAGCGATTTTCAGAGGTGGCACCTTCCACCTCACCGCTACGAGCCGCTGCTGCGGCGGCGCTATCAGTGCGACGGCATCGGCTTTCCGTTGGTGGTCGAGCGGGCCCGCTGCAATCTCGATCCGGTCGAGGAACGTTTTTATCCCGAGCGATCGTACTTCAGCGCCACACCGGTGCTCCGGTTTCGCGCGTGCGAGCCACACGAACTGCCAGCGGGCGAAGGGGCCAGCACGCTCGCCTCCCAGGCAGAACTTACGTTCTACAACCCGCACCAGCATCCGGCGGGAGAAGCGGATGATCCGGCCCGCATTGCGCAGAATCTATCAGCGGCCCAGTTGATTCAGCTGCAGAGTTCGCCCCGAACGTACTTCGCCGGTTTCGTCGAGCCCGCCGGAGGTGTCTCGAGCGCAGAGCTCGATTTTGTGACGCCGTATCAGCCGGGAAAAATTCCGGTGGTGCTGATCCACGGACTCTATTCCGATCCGCTCAGCTGGGCCGATATGTCGAACGATTTGCGGAGCGTTCCCGAGTTCAACGCCCAGTATCAGCTCTGGACGTTTCGCTATCCCACGGGACAAGGATTTTTGCAGTCGGCCACGGCGCTGCGTCGCGAACTTCGCGCCGCTGTCGAGCTGCTCGATCCCGAACACTCCGACCCAGCGCTGCGGCAGATGATTTTGGTCGGGCACAGCATGGGTGGCTTGGTCGCCAAGCTGCAGATCACGCACTCGGAAGAGCTGATCTGGAATCGGCTCGCCAATCGGCCGCTCGAAGAAATTGTGACGACCGATCGGGCTCGCAGGTTCCTGTCGGAGAACTGTTTTTTCGATCCCGCGCCACATGTCAGCCGCGTCATTTTTATTGCGACGCCCCATGCCGGTTCGCTGATGTCGAGCACCCTGGTGGGGCGTGGAGCCTCGCTGCTGGTCGACCCTGCGCCCGAGCAAGTGGCGATGCTCGAGCAACTGACACGCGACAATCCGGCGACCTTCGATCCTCGTATCGGAAGCCGCTTGCCGACGAGCATCGATATGCTCTCGCCCCACTCGCCGCTGCTCGAAGTGATGCGGCGCATGCAGATCAAGCACGACGTGAAACTGCACAGCATCCTCGGCTGTGCGAAGCCATTTTCGCTCGATGGTCCGTCGGATGGAGTGGTGTCGGTACGTAGCGCCACGCATCCCTGGGTCGAAAGTGAACTGGCGATCAACGCCCCCCACGCCGACGTTCACCGGACAATCGAAGCGAGCGAGGAAGTCCTACGAATATTGCGACTTCCTCCTACGTCGTATCGCCATCTGCGGTTCGTCGCGCCGCGAGCTTCCAGCACCGCCGAGCGCGCCGAGTTACACCTCGAGAGCAACTCGGCGGAATAG
- a CDS encoding TIGR00730 family Rossman fold protein, producing MAKAKQTPPKKSVQAWEQAWQQHWEQAGFTPYELNLPENSSVGRERNFLMQRRTPEREKARLQRISAEFERGFRQLSPLGPAVTVFGSARFQPGHPYYQLALEVGRELALAGFTVITGGGPGAMEAANRGAHEAGGRSVGLNIKLPHEQEPNPYVDQTVEFQYFFIRKVMLMKYSCAYIVLPGGLGTLDELFEAATLIQCGKVGPFPLVLLGETFWSGMRDFLFYMVEQGVFAPEEIGFGRIVDSPKEAVEMVTRSLPASILEHLTPLDA from the coding sequence CTGGGAGCAAGCTGGGTTCACGCCGTACGAGCTCAATCTTCCCGAGAATAGTTCGGTAGGACGTGAGCGGAACTTCCTCATGCAGCGGCGCACTCCGGAGCGGGAGAAAGCACGTCTGCAGCGCATCTCGGCGGAGTTCGAGCGGGGCTTTCGTCAGCTCTCGCCACTCGGTCCGGCGGTCACGGTGTTTGGGTCGGCACGTTTTCAGCCGGGGCATCCCTACTATCAACTGGCTCTTGAAGTCGGACGCGAGCTGGCCCTGGCCGGGTTCACTGTCATCACCGGTGGTGGCCCGGGAGCAATGGAAGCAGCCAATCGTGGCGCTCACGAAGCAGGGGGGCGATCGGTTGGACTGAACATCAAGCTACCCCACGAACAAGAGCCCAATCCCTACGTCGATCAAACGGTGGAGTTTCAGTATTTCTTCATTCGCAAAGTCATGCTGATGAAGTATTCGTGTGCCTACATCGTCCTTCCAGGGGGACTCGGCACGCTCGACGAATTGTTTGAAGCGGCCACCCTCATTCAGTGCGGCAAAGTCGGGCCGTTTCCACTGGTGCTGCTGGGAGAGACCTTTTGGAGTGGCATGCGCGATTTCTTGTTCTACATGGTCGAGCAGGGAGTGTTTGCCCCGGAAGAGATCGGCTTTGGTCGCATCGTCGACTCACCAAAAGAGGCGGTAGAAATGGTGACCCGGAGTTTGCCCGCGTCGATTCTCGAGCATCTCACACCGCTCGACGCTTAA
- a CDS encoding multidrug efflux RND transporter permease subunit, whose amino-acid sequence MASFFIHRPIFAAVISIIITLAGGIAVFILPVAQYPEITPPTVQVSCFYPGASSKVVADTVASPIEQQVIGVENMLYMSSQSTNDGGYNLTVTFEVGTNLDMAQVLVQNRVNLALPSLPSEVKQTGVSVKKKSPNILLVVNLISPTGDYDQLYLSNYATIQIRDELAQIKGVGDVTYLGQLDYSMRVWLDPNKMASRNLAASDVVAALREQNVQVAAGALGRPPVPAGQAFQYTLSTLGRLTQPEEFGDIIVKTGENGQLTRMRDLVTDPREDSTKRLFGGIQLGAKNEDTSCALDAQPSIGLAIFQQPGSNALTTAALIRERMEELKKSFPKGLDFAIVYDTTPFIDESIKEVFKALRDAIILVAIVVLAFLQSWRATVIPLIAVPVAIIGTFAVMLGLGFSLNNLSLFGLVLAIGIVVDDAIVVVEAVEHHLEHGLSPKEAATKAMQEVTGPIIAISLVLMCVFIPCAFISGITGQFFRQFALTIAVSTFFSAVNSLTLSPALCGLLLKPKHEQSDPLTRLINLLLGWFFKLFNLGFTSAANWYSKSVGMMLRVSVIVLAVYGGLLYLTYYEFTSVPTGFIPSQDKGYLLVDVRLPDSASLERTKEVMAQVERIARGAGAAADAHDESHDHGHGESKSGGIPGVAHTITISGQSIVQNAIGSNFGTVYVILDDFHLRHGDKMGAEYIAAQLRAACFAEVQDASVAVFGAPAVDGLGSAGGFKVMVRDTAALGLDSLQDSADTLASEGNKQPGLVGMFSGFRAQTPQMYVDIDRRRCKAMGIPLSEVFLTLQLYLGGYYTNDFNQFGRTWQVNLQGDPDFRLTPKQVQQLKVRNQAGQMVPLGSVCNVTEFGGPALVIRYNGVTAAAVNGGSLPGVSSGSVVKFVEEVGESNLPQGMNLQWTELTLLQIRAGNTALVVFALAVVLVFLVLAAQYESLTLPLAVILVVPMCLLCSVVGVDWAGLDINIFVQIGFVVLVGLASKNAILIVEFAKEKTAQGASPADATVEACRLRLRPIIMTSLAFILGVVPLAIAVGAGAEMRSTLGIAVFSGMLGVTLFGIFLTPVFYYLVVKLTGAGKPANHAVAKPESAKPESKGH is encoded by the coding sequence GTGGCCAGCTTCTTTATCCATCGTCCGATTTTCGCCGCTGTCATCTCGATCATCATCACGCTGGCGGGCGGGATTGCGGTCTTCATCCTGCCGGTGGCGCAGTATCCCGAGATCACCCCACCCACGGTGCAAGTGAGCTGCTTCTATCCCGGAGCGAGCTCGAAAGTGGTGGCTGATACGGTCGCCTCGCCGATCGAACAGCAGGTGATTGGTGTCGAGAACATGCTCTACATGAGCTCCCAAAGTACGAACGACGGTGGCTACAACCTCACCGTGACGTTCGAAGTGGGAACCAACCTCGACATGGCGCAGGTGCTGGTGCAGAACCGCGTGAACCTCGCGCTCCCTTCGCTCCCAAGTGAAGTGAAGCAGACCGGCGTGAGTGTGAAAAAGAAGTCTCCCAACATTCTGCTGGTGGTGAATCTGATTTCACCGACCGGCGACTACGATCAGCTGTACTTGAGCAACTACGCCACGATTCAGATTCGCGACGAACTGGCGCAGATCAAAGGGGTGGGTGACGTCACGTATCTAGGTCAGCTCGACTACAGCATGCGGGTCTGGCTCGATCCCAACAAAATGGCCTCGCGCAACTTGGCTGCAAGCGATGTGGTGGCGGCGCTCCGCGAGCAAAACGTGCAGGTGGCTGCCGGTGCGCTCGGGCGTCCTCCGGTTCCCGCCGGCCAGGCATTTCAGTACACCCTTAGCACGCTCGGTCGTTTGACCCAGCCTGAAGAGTTCGGCGATATCATCGTCAAAACCGGGGAAAATGGGCAGCTGACCCGGATGCGCGATCTGGTGACCGACCCGCGCGAAGATTCTACCAAACGTCTCTTTGGCGGCATTCAGCTCGGCGCGAAGAACGAAGATACCTCGTGCGCGCTCGACGCGCAGCCGTCGATTGGTCTGGCGATTTTTCAGCAGCCCGGCTCGAACGCCCTGACGACAGCAGCGCTGATTCGCGAGCGGATGGAGGAACTGAAAAAGAGCTTCCCCAAGGGACTCGATTTCGCCATCGTCTACGACACCACGCCGTTCATCGACGAGTCGATCAAAGAAGTGTTCAAAGCGCTGCGCGATGCCATCATCCTGGTAGCGATCGTGGTGCTGGCGTTCCTGCAGTCGTGGCGCGCGACGGTCATTCCGCTGATTGCCGTTCCGGTCGCGATCATCGGCACCTTTGCGGTGATGCTCGGGCTCGGATTTAGCCTCAATAACCTCTCTCTCTTTGGACTGGTGCTGGCGATCGGCATCGTGGTCGACGACGCCATCGTGGTGGTCGAAGCGGTCGAGCATCATCTAGAGCATGGCCTCTCGCCAAAAGAAGCTGCCACCAAAGCGATGCAAGAGGTGACCGGACCGATCATCGCCATTTCGCTGGTGCTGATGTGCGTGTTCATCCCGTGCGCGTTCATTTCGGGCATCACCGGACAATTCTTCCGGCAATTCGCCCTCACGATTGCGGTCTCCACGTTTTTCTCCGCCGTCAACTCGCTCACCCTTAGCCCGGCGCTCTGCGGGCTGCTGCTGAAACCAAAACACGAGCAAAGCGACCCACTCACGCGGCTGATCAACCTGCTGCTGGGATGGTTCTTCAAGCTCTTTAATCTGGGGTTCACTTCGGCTGCCAATTGGTACAGCAAATCGGTCGGCATGATGCTCCGCGTCAGCGTGATTGTGCTGGCGGTGTACGGTGGTCTGCTGTACTTGACCTACTACGAGTTCACCTCGGTTCCGACCGGCTTCATTCCGTCGCAAGACAAGGGATATTTGCTGGTCGACGTTCGGCTTCCCGACTCCGCTTCGCTCGAACGGACCAAGGAGGTGATGGCGCAGGTCGAGCGCATCGCGCGTGGCGCAGGGGCTGCTGCCGATGCGCATGACGAGTCGCACGACCATGGGCATGGCGAAAGCAAAAGCGGCGGCATTCCGGGGGTGGCGCACACCATCACCATTTCGGGCCAATCGATTGTGCAAAACGCCATCGGCTCGAACTTTGGCACCGTCTATGTGATTCTCGACGATTTCCATCTTCGTCATGGCGACAAGATGGGGGCCGAATATATCGCCGCACAGTTGCGGGCTGCCTGCTTCGCCGAAGTACAAGATGCTTCGGTCGCAGTGTTCGGCGCACCGGCGGTCGATGGTCTGGGGAGCGCCGGTGGTTTTAAGGTGATGGTCCGCGACACCGCAGCGCTCGGGCTCGATTCGCTGCAAGACTCGGCCGACACCTTGGCGAGCGAAGGGAATAAACAACCGGGACTCGTCGGAATGTTCAGCGGTTTTCGCGCCCAAACACCGCAGATGTATGTCGATATCGATCGCCGACGCTGCAAAGCGATGGGAATCCCACTGAGCGAAGTCTTTCTCACCTTGCAGCTCTATCTGGGTGGCTATTACACCAACGACTTCAACCAGTTCGGCCGTACCTGGCAAGTGAACTTGCAAGGGGATCCCGATTTCCGTCTCACTCCCAAACAAGTGCAGCAGCTGAAGGTCCGGAACCAAGCGGGGCAGATGGTGCCGCTCGGCAGCGTGTGCAATGTCACCGAGTTCGGCGGCCCCGCGCTCGTGATTCGCTATAACGGCGTGACCGCTGCGGCGGTGAATGGTGGCTCGCTCCCCGGCGTCAGTTCGGGCTCCGTCGTCAAGTTTGTCGAAGAGGTGGGCGAGAGTAATTTGCCGCAAGGGATGAACTTGCAATGGACCGAACTCACCCTGCTGCAAATCCGCGCGGGAAACACTGCCCTCGTCGTGTTTGCGCTAGCGGTGGTGCTCGTGTTCCTGGTGCTCGCCGCGCAGTACGAAAGTCTCACACTGCCGCTGGCGGTGATTCTGGTCGTGCCGATGTGTCTGCTCTGCTCGGTCGTCGGCGTCGATTGGGCGGGGCTCGACATCAACATCTTTGTGCAGATCGGCTTCGTCGTGCTGGTGGGTCTGGCGAGTAAGAATGCGATTCTGATCGTCGAATTTGCGAAGGAAAAAACAGCACAAGGGGCAAGCCCCGCAGATGCCACGGTCGAAGCGTGCCGACTTCGTTTGCGACCGATCATCATGACCTCGCTGGCATTCATCCTCGGGGTGGTTCCCCTGGCGATCGCCGTCGGCGCAGGAGCTGAAATGCGGAGCACCCTCGGCATCGCCGTTTTCTCGGGGATGCTCGGCGTCACTCTGTTCGGCATTTTCCTCACACCTGTGTTCTATTACCTGGTGGTTAAACTCACCGGTGCCGGGAAGCCCGCCAACCACGCCGTCGCCAAACCTGAAAGCGCTAAACCCGAAAGCAAGGGACATTAG
- a CDS encoding efflux RND transporter periplasmic adaptor subunit has product MPTHLAPHAGNKRSRQSIALLCVTLSAVSFVVSACSSASAPPGEAPVTSVTVAQVVSRPTVDADEYTGQTEASAIVELRARVFGYLKTVEFKDGDYVKEGQTLFTIEPDEYQAIHDQSLARIKLNESKLTLAKSKLARNQLLIKEKAISLEEYEESVAAVTEAEATIGAAIADSNRTALDLKYTTIKAPIAGRIDRAYVTAGNLLTGGMSSGTLLTKIVQESPMYVYFDIDERSLLAYRKRIGNKGAETEPGSLRELNMKCQVQLADEKEFLHEGMLDFASAEVDINTGTARVRGEFKNLDRKLVSGLFVRVRVPIGEPYTALMIPEQSLATDQSIKFVYVVAADGTVERKNVEVGEIREGLRIVKSGLEPTDRVITRGVQRVKPGMKVNAEEVKLTAPDAPPPPTEEPAPRPVEPAAASPSAEAPPPATSRTNSPAEASE; this is encoded by the coding sequence ATGCCCACGCATCTCGCACCGCATGCAGGGAACAAGCGATCCCGCCAGTCGATCGCCCTGCTCTGCGTCACGCTCTCGGCCGTCAGCTTCGTTGTGAGCGCCTGTTCTTCAGCCTCAGCGCCTCCGGGCGAGGCACCTGTCACCTCGGTCACCGTGGCCCAGGTGGTCTCGCGACCAACGGTCGATGCCGACGAGTACACCGGGCAAACCGAAGCATCGGCGATTGTCGAGCTGCGTGCCCGTGTGTTTGGCTACCTCAAAACGGTTGAGTTCAAAGATGGCGACTATGTGAAAGAGGGGCAAACGCTCTTCACCATCGAGCCCGATGAATACCAGGCGATTCACGATCAGTCGCTCGCCCGGATTAAGCTCAACGAATCGAAGCTCACGCTGGCGAAATCGAAGCTCGCCCGCAATCAGCTGCTGATCAAAGAAAAGGCAATCTCGCTCGAAGAATACGAAGAGAGTGTCGCCGCTGTTACCGAAGCGGAAGCGACCATCGGTGCCGCGATTGCCGACTCCAATCGAACCGCCCTCGATCTGAAATACACCACGATTAAGGCCCCCATTGCGGGGCGCATTGATCGGGCCTACGTCACGGCCGGGAACCTGCTGACCGGCGGCATGAGCTCGGGAACACTCCTGACGAAGATCGTGCAAGAATCGCCGATGTATGTCTACTTCGACATCGACGAACGCTCGCTGCTGGCCTATCGCAAACGGATTGGCAACAAGGGTGCTGAAACAGAGCCGGGAAGTCTCCGCGAACTGAACATGAAATGCCAGGTGCAACTGGCCGACGAGAAAGAGTTTCTTCACGAGGGGATGCTCGATTTTGCATCCGCCGAGGTCGACATCAACACCGGCACCGCCCGTGTGCGCGGTGAGTTCAAAAATCTCGACCGCAAACTAGTGAGTGGTTTGTTCGTGCGGGTGCGAGTGCCGATTGGCGAACCTTACACCGCGCTGATGATCCCCGAGCAAAGCCTGGCGACCGATCAGAGCATCAAGTTTGTGTATGTCGTCGCCGCCGACGGCACGGTCGAGCGCAAGAACGTGGAAGTGGGGGAAATTCGCGAGGGGCTGCGGATCGTGAAGTCAGGGCTCGAGCCGACCGATCGTGTGATCACGCGTGGTGTTCAGCGCGTGAAGCCTGGAATGAAAGTGAACGCCGAAGAAGTTAAACTCACCGCGCCCGATGCTCCGCCACCTCCTACAGAGGAGCCTGCGCCACGTCCTGTGGAGCCAGCAGCTGCGTCCCCCTCAGCTGAAGCACCTCCCCCCGCAACATCGCGCACCAACAGCCCAGCGGAGGCGAGTGAATAA
- a CDS encoding DUF3303 family protein, whose product MQFIVTIQLQPGQKNQAVETFELRGPSRYPSVKFENAWISKHHDVIYVLVESVDEAHVTNACSAWDNFGRHTIDPVTSFEQF is encoded by the coding sequence ATGCAATTCATCGTCACCATCCAGCTGCAGCCGGGGCAGAAGAACCAGGCGGTCGAGACCTTTGAGCTCCGAGGGCCGAGCCGCTATCCGTCGGTGAAATTCGAGAACGCCTGGATCAGCAAGCATCACGACGTGATCTACGTTCTGGTCGAGAGCGTCGACGAAGCGCACGTCACCAACGCCTGCTCGGCCTGGGACAACTTTGGCCGCCACACCATCGACCCCGTCACCAGCTTCGAGCAGTTCTAG
- a CDS encoding SgcJ/EcaC family oxidoreductase, which translates to MRTLAWFLAAAWLAATASTVSAQTRPPVPVPRPASATISPDEQQIREGVVKFVELYNAKKAKELAALFAPEARVVYRDGTEVNGRDEIAKSFEAGFAASPKAAISVVVDSIRFLTADVAVEEGDSINFPDGETQTSRSRYTVLHVKRDGVWQMQAIRTVEEESLSAYGDLQPLEWLIGDWIDEGRSENVESTFRWDVNKSFLIEEFKVVREGAVVLQGTQRIGWDPQAKQVRSWVFDSAGGFGEASWVMVGDAWVVKAKGVMADGTSNSATRVLIPEGASRVVWSSKDRLLGSEALPDITVTMVRKAPAAK; encoded by the coding sequence ATGCGAACACTCGCATGGTTTCTCGCAGCGGCATGGCTCGCTGCAACGGCATCGACAGTTTCGGCGCAAACGCGTCCACCAGTTCCTGTGCCGCGCCCGGCTAGTGCGACGATCTCGCCCGACGAACAGCAGATTCGCGAGGGGGTGGTGAAGTTTGTCGAACTCTATAACGCGAAGAAGGCCAAGGAACTCGCGGCGCTCTTTGCTCCCGAAGCGCGTGTGGTCTATCGCGATGGCACCGAGGTGAATGGCCGCGATGAGATTGCCAAGTCATTCGAGGCTGGCTTCGCTGCGAGCCCGAAAGCGGCGATCAGCGTGGTGGTCGACTCGATTCGCTTTTTGACCGCGGATGTAGCGGTGGAAGAAGGAGATTCGATCAACTTTCCCGATGGAGAAACGCAAACATCCCGCAGCCGCTATACCGTGCTGCATGTCAAGCGCGACGGGGTGTGGCAGATGCAGGCGATTCGAACAGTGGAAGAAGAATCGCTCTCGGCCTATGGCGATTTACAGCCGCTCGAGTGGCTCATCGGCGACTGGATCGATGAGGGGCGAAGCGAGAATGTCGAATCGACCTTTCGCTGGGATGTGAACAAGTCGTTTTTGATTGAAGAGTTCAAAGTGGTTCGCGAAGGGGCGGTGGTGCTGCAAGGTACGCAGCGGATCGGCTGGGACCCGCAAGCCAAGCAAGTTCGCTCGTGGGTGTTTGATTCGGCCGGTGGTTTTGGGGAAGCGAGCTGGGTGATGGTCGGCGATGCCTGGGTCGTGAAGGCAAAAGGGGTGATGGCCGATGGAACTTCAAACTCTGCCACGCGGGTGCTGATTCCCGAAGGTGCATCGCGGGTGGTGTGGAGTTCGAAGGATCGTCTGCTGGGGAGTGAAGCACTTCCCGATATCACCGTGACGATGGTCCGCAAAGCGCCCGCCGCCAAATAG